In Archangium lipolyticum, a single genomic region encodes these proteins:
- the dhbC gene encoding isochorismate synthase DhbC: MTESPTVPQTLATQLLESYEAGSSFFFASPRRTLLARGTFATVPHAGGTNSLERLPERVAAVLNDAREAAHDIPVAVGAVPFDGSVPAQLVVPMTLQRAGPLMFDPAVSMPRAPAARYTVQPVPEPAAYLDGVTRALELMRSGPLRKVVLSRSLHLSTATPIDMRQLLRNLAQRNPTGYTFAVDLPPQATAPGAGRRTLIGASPELLVSRSGMQVLANPLAGSAPRSADPIEDQARAAALLASPKDLHEHAVVIDAVAEAMRPFCKRLEVPSGPSLVNTATMWHLSSRITGELADPSISSLMLALALHPTPAVCGYPTELAHKAIDTIEPFDRGFYTGTVGWCDANGDGQWAVTIRCAEADERTLRLFAGAGIVAGSKPESELAETEAKFRTMLQAMGLGQGAEVHGAEVQP, encoded by the coding sequence ATGACCGAGAGTCCCACGGTGCCGCAGACGCTGGCCACGCAGTTGCTCGAGAGCTACGAGGCCGGCTCGTCCTTCTTCTTCGCTTCGCCCAGGCGCACGTTGTTGGCGCGAGGCACGTTCGCCACCGTGCCGCACGCCGGGGGCACGAACTCGTTGGAGCGCCTGCCCGAGCGCGTGGCGGCGGTGCTCAACGACGCACGGGAGGCCGCGCACGACATCCCGGTGGCGGTCGGCGCGGTGCCTTTCGATGGCTCGGTTCCGGCCCAGCTGGTGGTGCCGATGACCCTTCAGCGGGCGGGACCGCTGATGTTCGATCCGGCCGTTTCCATGCCCCGCGCCCCGGCGGCGCGCTACACGGTCCAGCCGGTGCCCGAGCCCGCGGCCTATCTCGATGGCGTGACGCGGGCGCTGGAGCTGATGCGGAGCGGCCCGCTGCGCAAGGTGGTGCTGTCCCGTTCGCTGCACCTCAGCACCGCCACGCCGATCGACATGCGGCAGCTGCTGCGCAACCTGGCCCAGCGCAACCCCACGGGCTACACCTTCGCGGTGGATCTGCCTCCGCAGGCGACCGCGCCCGGAGCGGGCCGGCGCACGCTGATCGGCGCCAGCCCCGAGCTGCTGGTCTCTCGCTCGGGGATGCAGGTGCTCGCCAACCCGCTGGCGGGCTCCGCGCCGCGCAGCGCCGACCCGATCGAGGATCAGGCCCGGGCGGCCGCGCTGCTGGCGTCGCCCAAGGATCTCCACGAGCACGCCGTGGTGATCGACGCGGTCGCGGAGGCCATGCGTCCATTCTGCAAGCGGCTGGAGGTGCCCTCCGGGCCATCGCTCGTCAACACCGCCACCATGTGGCACCTGTCGAGCCGGATCACCGGCGAGCTGGCGGATCCGTCGATCTCGTCGCTGATGCTGGCCCTCGCGCTGCATCCCACGCCGGCGGTGTGTGGCTACCCGACCGAGCTGGCCCACAAGGCGATCGACACGATCGAGCCATTTGATCGTGGCTTCTACACGGGCACGGTGGGCTGGTGCGACGCGAACGGAGACGGCCAGTGGGCCGTGACCATCCGCTGCGCCGAGGCCGATGAGCGCACGCTGCGGCTGTTCGCGGGGGCGGGGATCGTGGCGGGCTCGAAGCCCGAGTCCGAGCTGGCCGAGACCGAGGCGAAGTTCCGGACCATGCTCCAGGCCATGGGGCTGGGGCAGGGCGCCGAGGTGCACGGTGCCGAGGTGCAGCCATGA
- a CDS encoding (2,3-dihydroxybenzoyl)adenylate synthase, whose product MTSPVSQGEGGPLPGCPTWPEEFATRYRNAGYWRGETFGQMLRERARSHGERTALVAGAQRWTYRELDARADQLAAGFHALGIKPRDRVVVQLPNIGAFFEVIFALFRLGALPVFALPAHRGAEINYFCSFTEAVAYIIPDKHSGFDYRTLAEQVRGAVPTLRHVIVAGEAGPFTPLSGLYASPAELPPGPSASDVAFFQLSGGSTGVPKLIPRTHDDYIYSLRGSVEICQLDGSSVYLCALPAAHNFPLSSPGVLGTFYAGGTAVLALHPSPDEAFPLIERERVTITALVPPLAMIWLESAKARRHDLSSLRVLQVGGAKFSAEAARRVRPTLGCTLQQVFGMAEGLVNYTRLDDPEELIVTTQGRPISPDDEIRVVDEDGNEVAPGETGQLLTRGPYTIRGYYKAEAHNARAFTPDGFYHTGDLVRVTPEGYLVVEGRAKDQINRGGDKVAAEEVENHLLAHPSVHDAAVVAIPDAFLGERTCAFVIPREAPPTAAALNAFLRERGLAAYKIPDRVEFVDAFPKTGVGKVSKKALRETLTRSPSRNAASTPSR is encoded by the coding sequence ATGACCTCGCCTGTCTCCCAGGGAGAGGGGGGTCCGCTGCCGGGCTGTCCCACGTGGCCCGAGGAGTTCGCCACGCGGTATCGGAACGCCGGCTACTGGCGGGGCGAGACCTTCGGCCAGATGCTGCGCGAGCGGGCCCGGAGTCACGGGGAGCGCACCGCGCTCGTGGCCGGGGCCCAGCGCTGGACCTACCGCGAGCTCGACGCGCGAGCCGACCAGCTGGCCGCCGGATTCCACGCCCTGGGCATCAAGCCGAGGGACCGGGTGGTGGTGCAACTGCCCAACATCGGCGCGTTCTTCGAGGTCATCTTCGCGCTGTTCCGGCTGGGCGCGCTGCCGGTGTTCGCGCTTCCCGCGCACCGTGGCGCGGAGATCAACTACTTCTGCTCGTTCACCGAGGCGGTCGCCTACATCATCCCGGACAAGCACTCCGGCTTCGACTACCGCACGCTGGCCGAGCAGGTCCGTGGAGCGGTGCCGACCCTGCGGCATGTGATCGTCGCCGGTGAGGCCGGCCCGTTCACCCCGTTGAGCGGGCTGTACGCCTCGCCGGCCGAGCTGCCGCCGGGGCCGAGCGCCAGCGACGTGGCGTTCTTCCAGTTGTCGGGCGGCAGCACGGGCGTTCCCAAGCTCATCCCGCGCACCCACGACGACTACATCTATAGCCTGCGTGGCAGCGTGGAGATCTGCCAGCTGGACGGGTCGAGCGTGTACCTGTGCGCGCTGCCCGCCGCGCACAACTTCCCGCTGAGTTCGCCGGGCGTGCTCGGCACCTTCTACGCGGGTGGCACGGCCGTGCTGGCGCTGCACCCCAGCCCCGACGAGGCCTTCCCGCTGATCGAACGCGAGCGGGTGACGATCACCGCGTTGGTGCCGCCGCTGGCGATGATCTGGCTGGAGTCGGCCAAGGCCAGGAGGCACGACCTGTCGAGCCTGCGCGTGCTGCAGGTCGGAGGGGCGAAGTTCAGCGCCGAGGCCGCCCGGCGGGTGCGTCCCACGCTCGGCTGCACGCTTCAGCAGGTCTTCGGCATGGCCGAGGGACTGGTCAACTACACCCGGCTGGATGACCCCGAGGAGCTCATCGTCACCACGCAGGGCAGGCCGATCTCTCCCGACGATGAGATCCGGGTGGTCGACGAGGATGGGAACGAGGTCGCTCCGGGCGAGACCGGTCAGCTGCTGACCCGCGGTCCCTACACCATCCGTGGCTACTACAAGGCCGAGGCGCACAACGCGCGGGCGTTCACGCCCGATGGCTTCTACCACACGGGTGACCTGGTCCGGGTGACGCCGGAGGGCTACCTGGTGGTGGAGGGGCGCGCGAAGGATCAGATCAACCGCGGCGGCGACAAGGTCGCGGCGGAAGAGGTCGAGAACCACCTGCTGGCCCATCCCTCCGTCCATGACGCGGCGGTGGTCGCCATTCCGGATGCGTTCCTCGGTGAGCGCACCTGCGCGTTCGTCATTCCGCGTGAAGCACCGCCGACCGCGGCCGCGCTCAATGCCTTCCTGCGCGAGCGCGGACTGGCGGCCTACAAGATTCCGGACCGGGTCGAGTTCGTCGACGCGTTCCCGAAGACCGGGGTCGGCAAGGTCAGCAAGAAGGCCCTGCGCGAGACGCTCACCCGTTCCCCTTCAAGAAACGCCGCTTCCACACCTTCGCGTTGA
- a CDS encoding isochorismatase family protein — protein sequence MALPAIAPYPMPGAADLPKNKVSWTPDPKRAVLLIHDMQRYFLDAFTPGQSPVTELLANIQRLKQHCASLGIPVVYSAQPGGQTPEQRGLQLDLWGPGINGGPQQKQIVDALAPGENDIFLTKWRYSAFIKTELLELLRERGRDQLIITGIYAHIGCLQTASHAFMHDVQAFLVADALGDFSLENHQMALNYAARLCAVTTVTQRVIDELRPAVAQGEQPLSLQQVREDVAELLLQGPSEIGDDENLLERGLDSIRIMSLVERWRRTGAEISFVELAERPTLTDWYALLSSSARGATSQGRSHHPS from the coding sequence ATGGCACTCCCCGCCATCGCCCCCTATCCCATGCCCGGCGCGGCCGACCTGCCCAAGAACAAGGTGTCGTGGACGCCGGATCCCAAGCGCGCGGTGCTGCTGATCCATGACATGCAGCGTTACTTCCTGGATGCCTTCACCCCCGGCCAGTCGCCGGTGACGGAACTGCTGGCGAACATCCAGCGGTTGAAGCAGCACTGCGCCTCGCTGGGCATTCCGGTGGTGTACTCGGCCCAGCCCGGTGGTCAGACGCCCGAGCAGCGCGGCCTGCAATTGGATCTCTGGGGGCCTGGCATCAACGGTGGCCCCCAGCAGAAACAGATCGTCGATGCACTCGCTCCGGGTGAGAACGACATCTTCCTCACCAAGTGGCGCTACAGCGCGTTCATCAAGACCGAGCTGCTGGAGCTCCTGCGTGAGCGCGGGCGAGACCAGCTGATCATCACCGGGATCTACGCCCACATCGGCTGCCTCCAGACGGCCAGCCATGCGTTCATGCACGACGTGCAGGCGTTCCTGGTCGCCGACGCGCTGGGCGATTTCTCCCTGGAAAACCACCAGATGGCGCTGAACTACGCGGCGCGGCTGTGCGCCGTCACCACCGTCACGCAGCGGGTCATCGACGAGCTGCGGCCCGCGGTGGCCCAGGGCGAGCAGCCCCTGAGCCTCCAGCAGGTGCGTGAGGATGTCGCGGAGTTGTTGCTGCAGGGGCCCTCGGAGATCGGTGATGACGAGAACCTGCTCGAGAGGGGGCTCGACTCGATCCGGATCATGAGCCTGGTCGAGCGTTGGCGGCGCACCGGCGCGGAGATCTCCTTCGTGGAGCTGGCCGAGCGTCCGACCCTGACCGATTGGTACGCACTGCTGTCCTCGAGTGCGCGGGGCGCGACGTCCCAGGGCCGTTCCCACCACCCCTCGTAG
- the mxcG gene encoding myxochelin non-ribosomal peptide synthetase MxcG gives MRDPQDARWPLSAAQHGIWLGQQFDVESPVYNAGECLEIRGPVDVGLFEAAVRQAVGEAEALNVRFVSDGQGPVQIPGPPPDWAFQVVDVSGTPEPWEAARAWMREDLTRPVDLARGPLFAEALFKAAPDRFFWYQRIHHIAMDGFGFSLLARRVAELYTARVTGRPATGGFGSLRAVLDEDVAYRAGPQYELDRAFWVERLADRPTPVTLAPPAPMSSSFVRQTRYLPSGEVERLQAAARQAGVSWPDLVLAATAAWLHRLTGAPEVVLGLPVMSRLGSAALRVPCMAMNIVPLRVPVRPGIGWFDLAREVASELRVMRPHLRYRYEQLRRDLRLVGGQRRLFGPVVNIMPFDYALRFAGMPAIAHNISAGPVEDLSIGLYVRSDGGGVRVDFDANPACYRAEQLDAHQRDFLQLLESLAGAPDQVVSRSGAGEGHSSVLDGGPLPSPARPVLELISERAREQPDAIAVEHGQQRLSYRELLQSARVMADQLVDAGVRPDTPVAVMLPRGIDAIVASLGVLFSGAGYLPLDPLGPSSRTAAILEDAAPSLIISADPAAPGRPVVRRNERSASGLPHTPTPAQTTEEQLAYVIYTSGSTGQPNGVQITRGALAHFVVGATQRYGMSREDRVLQFAPLHFDASVEEIFLTLCAGAKLVLRTDEMLQSVPRLLEACAEYGITVLDLPTAFWHELAYAVSTGAARLPSCIRTVIIGGEAALPERVARWRAAVGPEVTLLNTYGPTEATVVATVATLSGGSETVPAGEEVPIGRPLPGVRAALVDKHGQLAAPGTEGELFLVGGGLARGYLGRPELDAARFTLLDALPGRPRAYRTGDRVRVREDGQLVFVGRVDDEFKISGHRIDPAEVETVLLGHPGVREAAVVGQSLPGGTKRLCAHIVAAAPAPSATELRRYLLAELPAPMVPGAFVFSERLPRTSTNKIDRSALRRMLPTEESASAANAATELERVVLRVWEEVLGMSGMSAQDDFFDLGGQSLQSIQVANRLSVALGREVPVATVFRHPTAAGLAQVLERGTDAGPESGGLTAAMLADAELSEELVPRELRSSSQAQQAPLRQVLLTGATGFVGAHLLDQLLRQTDARVVCPVRANDEAHAMERIREALVSQWLPTTGLAERVLALPADLSQPMLGLGSTRFHGLAAECDAVYHNAAVVSVVREYGSLQAVNVRGTRELLRLAAAVRPKPFHYVSTLAVAPQANLSPEVPEEFVPAHPGLRDGYQQSKWVAERLVQQAAERGLPVAVYRLGRVVGAPDSGIVNPQDLVWRILLAGIPAGALPTLDVSESWTPVDYVARALVRLSLVPRPGTVFNLTPVPEVRLIELFGWARDYGYKVELFPVPEWRARVAERAGNADNSTTLAFFDLRSGSAEPVFGLGPIRSERVTQALEGSGISCPVADRQLFYRYLDYCVEHGLLPRP, from the coding sequence ATGCGCGATCCACAGGACGCCCGCTGGCCGCTGTCGGCGGCCCAGCACGGAATCTGGCTGGGCCAGCAGTTCGACGTCGAGAGCCCGGTGTACAACGCGGGCGAGTGCCTCGAGATACGCGGACCCGTCGACGTAGGCCTCTTCGAGGCCGCGGTGCGGCAGGCCGTCGGAGAGGCAGAGGCGCTGAACGTGCGCTTCGTGTCGGACGGGCAGGGTCCCGTGCAGATCCCCGGGCCTCCGCCGGACTGGGCGTTTCAGGTGGTCGACGTCAGCGGCACTCCCGAGCCCTGGGAGGCCGCGCGGGCGTGGATGCGCGAGGATCTGACCCGGCCCGTCGATCTCGCTCGCGGGCCGCTCTTCGCTGAGGCGCTGTTCAAGGCCGCGCCCGATCGTTTCTTCTGGTACCAGCGCATCCATCACATCGCCATGGATGGCTTTGGCTTCTCGCTGCTGGCGCGGCGGGTGGCGGAGCTCTACACGGCACGTGTCACCGGCCGGCCCGCCACGGGCGGCTTTGGTTCACTGCGCGCCGTGCTGGACGAGGACGTGGCCTACCGGGCCGGGCCACAGTATGAGCTCGACCGCGCCTTCTGGGTGGAGCGCCTGGCCGATCGGCCCACCCCGGTGACCCTGGCGCCACCCGCTCCCATGTCGAGCAGCTTCGTGCGCCAGACGCGCTACCTGCCCTCCGGCGAGGTGGAGCGGTTGCAGGCGGCCGCGCGTCAGGCGGGAGTGAGCTGGCCCGACCTCGTGCTCGCGGCCACGGCGGCCTGGCTGCACCGGTTGACCGGCGCTCCGGAGGTGGTGCTCGGCCTGCCGGTGATGTCGCGGCTCGGCTCGGCCGCGCTGCGTGTGCCGTGCATGGCGATGAACATCGTGCCGCTGCGCGTGCCCGTACGCCCGGGCATCGGGTGGTTCGATCTGGCCCGTGAGGTCGCCTCGGAGTTGCGAGTCATGCGGCCTCATCTGCGCTACCGCTACGAGCAGCTCCGTCGCGACCTGCGGCTGGTCGGTGGTCAGCGCCGGCTGTTCGGCCCGGTGGTCAACATCATGCCGTTCGACTACGCCCTGCGCTTCGCGGGGATGCCGGCCATCGCGCACAACATCTCCGCCGGGCCGGTCGAGGATCTCTCGATCGGTCTGTATGTCAGGTCCGATGGCGGCGGAGTGCGGGTCGACTTCGACGCAAACCCTGCCTGCTATCGCGCCGAGCAGCTGGACGCCCACCAGCGCGATTTCCTCCAGCTCCTGGAATCGCTGGCCGGTGCGCCCGACCAGGTGGTGAGCCGTTCGGGGGCAGGGGAGGGCCACTCGTCCGTACTCGACGGAGGGCCGCTTCCCTCGCCAGCGCGCCCGGTGCTGGAGCTGATCTCCGAGCGGGCCCGCGAGCAACCGGACGCGATCGCGGTGGAGCACGGCCAGCAGCGGCTGAGCTACCGCGAGCTGCTCCAGTCCGCTCGCGTGATGGCGGACCAGCTCGTCGACGCGGGCGTGCGGCCCGACACCCCCGTGGCGGTGATGCTGCCAAGGGGAATCGATGCGATCGTGGCGAGCCTGGGGGTGCTGTTCTCCGGGGCGGGTTACCTGCCGCTCGATCCTCTCGGGCCCTCGTCCAGGACCGCGGCGATCCTCGAGGATGCCGCTCCCTCGTTGATCATCAGCGCCGATCCGGCGGCCCCGGGCCGGCCGGTCGTGCGAAGGAATGAGCGGAGCGCGTCGGGCTTGCCCCATACGCCTACCCCCGCGCAGACGACGGAAGAGCAGCTGGCGTATGTCATCTACACCTCCGGCTCGACCGGCCAGCCCAATGGTGTGCAGATCACCCGGGGCGCGCTGGCCCACTTCGTGGTGGGGGCGACGCAGCGCTACGGGATGAGCCGTGAGGACCGGGTGTTGCAGTTCGCGCCGCTGCACTTCGATGCCAGTGTCGAGGAGATCTTCCTGACCCTGTGCGCTGGCGCGAAGCTGGTGCTGCGCACCGATGAGATGCTCCAGTCGGTGCCGCGGCTGCTCGAGGCCTGTGCTGAGTACGGCATCACCGTGTTGGATCTGCCCACGGCGTTCTGGCACGAGCTGGCCTATGCGGTCTCGACTGGGGCGGCCCGTCTGCCCTCCTGCATCCGCACGGTGATCATCGGCGGCGAGGCCGCGTTGCCCGAGCGGGTCGCGCGTTGGCGCGCCGCCGTCGGACCCGAGGTGACGCTGCTCAATACCTACGGCCCCACCGAGGCCACCGTGGTGGCCACCGTCGCCACGCTCAGCGGTGGCTCCGAGACCGTGCCCGCCGGTGAGGAGGTCCCGATCGGCCGTCCGCTCCCGGGTGTCCGCGCGGCTCTCGTCGATAAACACGGGCAGCTCGCCGCTCCGGGCACCGAGGGCGAGCTGTTCCTGGTGGGCGGCGGTCTGGCGCGTGGCTATCTGGGACGCCCGGAGCTGGACGCTGCGCGCTTCACACTGCTCGACGCGCTGCCCGGCCGGCCGCGCGCCTACCGCACCGGTGACAGGGTCCGCGTGCGCGAGGATGGGCAGCTGGTGTTCGTCGGCCGCGTCGATGACGAGTTCAAGATCAGCGGCCACCGGATCGACCCGGCCGAGGTCGAGACCGTGCTGCTGGGCCACCCCGGCGTGCGTGAAGCCGCCGTGGTCGGACAGAGTCTGCCAGGAGGCACGAAGCGGCTGTGCGCGCACATCGTGGCGGCTGCGCCCGCTCCCTCGGCGACGGAGCTGCGCCGGTATCTGCTGGCGGAGCTGCCCGCGCCCATGGTGCCCGGTGCCTTCGTGTTCTCCGAGCGCCTGCCCCGGACCAGCACGAACAAGATCGATCGGTCCGCGCTGCGCCGCATGCTGCCCACCGAGGAATCCGCCTCGGCGGCCAACGCGGCCACGGAGCTCGAGCGCGTGGTGCTGCGCGTCTGGGAGGAGGTCCTGGGCATGAGCGGCATGTCCGCGCAGGACGACTTCTTCGACCTTGGCGGGCAGTCGCTCCAGAGCATCCAGGTGGCCAACCGGCTCAGCGTGGCCCTGGGCCGCGAGGTTCCCGTCGCCACCGTGTTCCGTCATCCGACCGCCGCCGGGTTGGCGCAGGTGTTGGAGCGGGGCACGGATGCCGGGCCGGAAAGCGGGGGTCTCACCGCCGCCATGCTCGCGGATGCCGAGTTGTCCGAGGAGCTCGTTCCCCGGGAGCTTCGGTCTTCGAGCCAGGCGCAGCAGGCTCCGCTCCGGCAGGTCCTGCTGACCGGTGCCACCGGCTTCGTCGGCGCGCACCTGCTCGACCAGTTGCTGCGCCAGACGGATGCGCGGGTGGTCTGCCCGGTGCGTGCCAACGATGAGGCACATGCGATGGAGCGGATTCGCGAGGCCCTGGTGTCCCAGTGGCTCCCGACCACCGGCCTCGCCGAGCGGGTGCTGGCACTGCCGGCGGATCTGTCGCAGCCGATGCTGGGGCTGGGCTCCACGCGGTTCCACGGGCTGGCGGCCGAGTGCGACGCCGTCTACCACAACGCCGCGGTGGTCAGCGTCGTGCGCGAGTACGGCAGCCTTCAGGCGGTCAACGTGCGGGGGACTCGCGAGCTGCTGCGGCTGGCCGCCGCCGTGCGCCCCAAGCCCTTCCACTACGTCTCCACGCTGGCGGTGGCCCCGCAGGCGAACCTCAGCCCCGAGGTCCCCGAGGAGTTCGTGCCCGCGCACCCCGGTCTGCGCGACGGCTATCAGCAGAGCAAATGGGTGGCGGAGCGGCTGGTCCAACAGGCGGCCGAGCGCGGATTGCCGGTGGCGGTCTACCGGCTCGGGCGGGTCGTTGGCGCGCCCGACAGCGGCATCGTCAATCCGCAGGATCTGGTCTGGCGCATCCTGCTGGCGGGCATCCCCGCGGGGGCGCTCCCCACGCTCGACGTGAGC